The following are encoded together in the Tripterygium wilfordii isolate XIE 37 chromosome 18, ASM1340144v1, whole genome shotgun sequence genome:
- the LOC119984800 gene encoding putative ripening-related protein 1, with protein MKSTVSFKSSAFLFVILIWTSCLDIEALQCSPSGKIKGKKPPPGQCNTENDSDCCKQGKFYPTYKCSPPVSGNTKAYLTLNSFQKGGDGGGPSECDNQYHSDDTPVVALSTGWFNNKGRCLHNITISANGRSVVAMVVDECDSTMGCDGDHDYQPPCPNNIVDASKAVWKALGVPHGQWGGLDITWSDA; from the coding sequence ATGAAGAGTACTGTTTCCTTCAAGTCAAGCgcttttctttttgtcattctGATCTGGACATCATGTTTGGACATTGAAGCTCTGCAATGTAGCCCAAGTGGCAAAATTAAGGGAAAGAAGCCTCCTCCAGGACAATGCAACACAGAGAATGACTCTGACTGCTGCAAACAAGGCAAATTCTACCCTACTTACAAATGCTCGCCGCCAGTTTCTGGCAATACAAAGGCCTACCTCACTCTCAACAGCTTTCAGAAAGGTGGAGATGGTGGCGGCCCATCTGAGTGTGACAACCAATACCACTCCGACGACACACCAGTTGTTGCATTGTCAACTGGATGGTTCAATAACAAAGGCAGGTGCCTTCACAACATCACTATCAGCGCCAACGGGCGCAGCGTGGTGGCTATGGTGGTGGATGAGTGTGACTCAACCATGGGATGTGATGGAGATCATGACTATCAGCCTCCGTGTCCTAACAACATTGTTGATGCCTCAAAGGCTGTGTGGAAAGCTTTGGGAGTACCTCATGGCCAGTGGGGTGGCCTAGATATTACCTGGTCTGATGCTTGA
- the LOC119984791 gene encoding (+)-neomenthol dehydrogenase-like isoform X2: MAAATKYAVVTGSNKGIGFETVKQLASNGITVVLAARDEKRGLEAVRNLNELGLSGQVVFHQLNVADSASIASFADFVKTQFGKLDILVNNAGMLGVTIDIEAIRASGGKIDPSRAMIQTYELTESCLKTNYYGPKTMIESLAPLLQLSDSPTIVNVSSYYGKLEYITNEWAKEVLGDGDKLTEERLEEVLSEFRKDFKDGTLESKGWPTFTAAYKMSKAALIAYTRIAANKYPSFCVNSVCPGFVKTDFNRNKGTLTVEEGAESLLKLAMLPKGGPSGLFFMRDQVSIF, from the exons ATGGCAGCAGCAACAAA GTATGCAGTTGTGACTGGATCAAACAAAGGGATTGGATTTGAGACAGTGAAGCAATTGGCTTCCAATGGCATCACAGTGGTATTAGCAGCAAGAGATGAAAAGAGAGGTCTTGAAGCTGTTCGAAACCTCAATGAGCTTGGTCTCTCTGGCCAAGTCGTTTTTCATCAGCTTAATGTAGCTGACTCTGCTAGCATTGCTTCCTTCGCGGATTTTGTCAAAACCCAGTTCGGAAAACTCGACATCTTAGTAAACAATGCTGGAATGCTTGGTGTTACAATTGACATTGAAGCCATTAGAGCTTCAGGTGGAAAGATAGATCCGAGTCGCGCAATGATTCAAACTTATGAATTAACTGAGTCATGCCTCAAAACAAATTACTACGGACCCAAAACAATGATCGAATCGCTTGCTCCTCTTCTTCAATTATCCGATTCACCGACAATTGTTAATGTCTCCTCCTACTATGGCAAGTTAGAG TATATAACAAATGAATGGGCTAAAGAAGTGTTGGGTGATGGCGATAAACTCACCGAAGAACGATTAGAAGAGGTATTGAGCGAGTTTCGGAAAGATTTCAAAGATGGTACACTTGAAAGCAAAGGCTGGCCTACATTTACAGCTGCATATAAGATGTCAAAAGCAGCTCTCATAGCCTACACAAGGATTGCAGCCAACAAGTATCCGAGTTTCTGCGTCAACAGTGTTTGTCCTGGCTTTGTTAAAACAGATTTTAACCGCAACAAAGGCACACTGACAGTAGAAGAAGGAGCTGAAAGTCTTCTGAAGTTGGCAATGCTGCCTAAAGGAGGTCCTTCTGGTCTCTTCTTCATGAGAGATCAAGTTTCAATCTTCTGA
- the LOC119983386 gene encoding MDIS1-interacting receptor like kinase 2-like: MILNLSFNNLWGPIPNSKVFQSFPAEAFQGNQGLCGNVNGLQPCQLPHKEDGHTPTKSHKIVLIVVFPLLGVLGISFVIILVFHNFQRRRKGDPKNNEQSIILSMLDSTVKFENIMEATNNFDAMYCIGEGGHGTIYKADLPSGDFVAVKRFHCLLDSSNSVDQKEFFNEVKALTEIRHKNIRGSLAKILSNDKEAKELDWSKRVNVIKGVSHALSYMHHDLPSPIIHRDISSKNILLDLEYEAHVSDFGTAKLLKQDSSNWSKVAGTHGYIAPKLAYTMKVTEKCDVYRF; this comes from the exons ATGATCCTAAATCTCTCCTTCAATAATCTTTGGGGTCCTATTCCAAACAGCAAAGTATTTCAAAGTTTTCCAGCCGAAGCATTCCAAGGAAACCAAGGATTGTGTGGCAATGTGAATGGATTGCAACCATGTCAATTGCCACACAAGGAAGATGGACATACTCCAACAAAGAGCCATAAGATTGTGCTTATAGTTGTGTTTCCTCTCTTAGGAGTACTTGGTATATCCTTTGTAATAATTCTTGTGTTTCATAATTTCCAAAGACGAAGGAAGGGCGACCCTAAGAACAACGagcaatcaattatattatccaTGTTGGATAGCACAGTGAAATTTGAAAACATCATGGAAGCAACCAAcaactttgatgccatgtaTTGCATTGGGGAAGGGGGTCATGGAACTATCTATAAAGCTGATCTTCCGTCAGGTGATTTTGTAGCTGTCAAGAGATTCCACTGTTTACTTGACAGTAGCAATTCAGTAGATCAAAAGGAGTTTTTCAACGAGGTCAAGGCCTTAACAGAGATAAGGCATAAGAACATT AGAGGTAGTCTGGCTAAAATTCTAAGCAACGACAAGGAAGCGAAAGAATTGGATTGGTCTAAGAGAGTGAATGTCATCAAAGGTGTCTCTCACGCCTTGTCTTACATGCACCACGATTTACCATCGCCAATCATTCATCGAGACATATCAAGCAAAAATATTTTGCTAGATTTGGAATATGAAGCTCATGTTTCAGACTTTGGCACCGCTAAACTTCTCAAGCAAGACTCGTCTAATTGGTCAAAAGTAGCTGGAACACATGGATACATTGCACCAA AGCTTGCTTACACAATGAAGGTGACTGAAAAGTGTGACGTATATAGATTTTGA
- the LOC119984791 gene encoding (+)-neomenthol dehydrogenase-like isoform X1 yields MYINVDFFVCRYAVVTGSNKGIGFETVKQLASNGITVVLAARDEKRGLEAVRNLNELGLSGQVVFHQLNVADSASIASFADFVKTQFGKLDILVNNAGMLGVTIDIEAIRASGGKIDPSRAMIQTYELTESCLKTNYYGPKTMIESLAPLLQLSDSPTIVNVSSYYGKLEYITNEWAKEVLGDGDKLTEERLEEVLSEFRKDFKDGTLESKGWPTFTAAYKMSKAALIAYTRIAANKYPSFCVNSVCPGFVKTDFNRNKGTLTVEEGAESLLKLAMLPKGGPSGLFFMRDQVSIF; encoded by the exons atgtatataaatgttgatttttttgtgtGCAGGTATGCAGTTGTGACTGGATCAAACAAAGGGATTGGATTTGAGACAGTGAAGCAATTGGCTTCCAATGGCATCACAGTGGTATTAGCAGCAAGAGATGAAAAGAGAGGTCTTGAAGCTGTTCGAAACCTCAATGAGCTTGGTCTCTCTGGCCAAGTCGTTTTTCATCAGCTTAATGTAGCTGACTCTGCTAGCATTGCTTCCTTCGCGGATTTTGTCAAAACCCAGTTCGGAAAACTCGACATCTTAGTAAACAATGCTGGAATGCTTGGTGTTACAATTGACATTGAAGCCATTAGAGCTTCAGGTGGAAAGATAGATCCGAGTCGCGCAATGATTCAAACTTATGAATTAACTGAGTCATGCCTCAAAACAAATTACTACGGACCCAAAACAATGATCGAATCGCTTGCTCCTCTTCTTCAATTATCCGATTCACCGACAATTGTTAATGTCTCCTCCTACTATGGCAAGTTAGAG TATATAACAAATGAATGGGCTAAAGAAGTGTTGGGTGATGGCGATAAACTCACCGAAGAACGATTAGAAGAGGTATTGAGCGAGTTTCGGAAAGATTTCAAAGATGGTACACTTGAAAGCAAAGGCTGGCCTACATTTACAGCTGCATATAAGATGTCAAAAGCAGCTCTCATAGCCTACACAAGGATTGCAGCCAACAAGTATCCGAGTTTCTGCGTCAACAGTGTTTGTCCTGGCTTTGTTAAAACAGATTTTAACCGCAACAAAGGCACACTGACAGTAGAAGAAGGAGCTGAAAGTCTTCTGAAGTTGGCAATGCTGCCTAAAGGAGGTCCTTCTGGTCTCTTCTTCATGAGAGATCAAGTTTCAATCTTCTGA
- the LOC119984792 gene encoding (+)-neomenthol dehydrogenase-like isoform X1, whose amino-acid sequence MATSTKYAVVTGSNKGIGFETVRQLASNGITVVLTARDEKRGLEALDKLKQYALPGIVVFHQLDVADPASIASLADFVKTHFGKLDILVNNAGVGGGIINEEALRTTPKVGGQINWRVIVSQNYELAEECLKINYYGARRMTEAFIPLLELSDSPRIVNVSSSMGMLKGIPNEWARGVLSDTGNLTEERVDEVLNQYLKDITEGSEETKGWPTFMSAYVLSKAALNAYTRIVAKKCPTFCANSVCPGYVKTDINKNNGILPVEEGAESPVRLALLPNGSPSGLFFVRKEESAF is encoded by the exons ATGGCTACATCAACAAA GTATGCAGTTGTCACTGGTTCAAACAAAGGGATTGGATTTGAAACAGTAAGGCAGTTGGCTTCCAATGGGATTACAGTGGTGTTAACAGCGAGAGATGAAAAGAGGGGTCTTGAAGCTCTTGATAAACTCAAGCAGTATGCTCTGCCTGGGATTGTGGTCTTTCATCAGCTTGATGTGGCGGACCCTGCTAGCATTGCTTCCCTTGCTGATTTCGTCAAGACCCACTTCGGAAAACTTGATATTCTG GTGAACAATGCCGGAGTTGGTGGAGGCATAATTAATGAAGAGGCTTTGAGGACAACACCAAAG GTAGGTGGCCAAATAAACTGGAGAGTTATCGTGAGTCAAAATTATGAATTGGCTGAAGAATGcctgaaaataaattattacgGTGCTAGAAGAATGACCGAAGCATTCATTCCCCTGCTTGAGCTTTCTGATTCACCGAGGATCGTCAATGTTTCTTCCTCCATGGGGATGCTGAAG GGTATACCAAATGAATGGGCTAGAGGAGTGCTAAGTGATACTGGAAACCTGACTGAAGAAAGAGTTGATGAGGTACTGAATCAGTATTTGAAAGATATTACAGAAGGTTCAGAAGAAACGAAAGGCTGGCCTACTTTTATGTCTGCGTATGTTCTATCGAAAGCAGCACTGAATGCGTACACAAGGATCGTGGCCAAGAAGTGCCCTACATTCTGCGCCAATAGCGTCTGCCCTGGCTATGTGAAAACAGATATCAACAAGAACAACGGTATCTTACCTGTTGAAGAAGGGGCAGAGAGTCCCGTGAGGTTGGCATTGTTGCCAAATGGCAGTCCTTCTGGTCTCTTCTTCGTTCGGAAGGAAGAGTCTGCATTTTGA
- the LOC119984792 gene encoding (+)-neomenthol dehydrogenase-like isoform X2, translated as MYAVVTGSNKGIGFETVRQLASNGITVVLTARDEKRGLEALDKLKQYALPGIVVFHQLDVADPASIASLADFVKTHFGKLDILVNNAGVGGGIINEEALRTTPKVGGQINWRVIVSQNYELAEECLKINYYGARRMTEAFIPLLELSDSPRIVNVSSSMGMLKGIPNEWARGVLSDTGNLTEERVDEVLNQYLKDITEGSEETKGWPTFMSAYVLSKAALNAYTRIVAKKCPTFCANSVCPGYVKTDINKNNGILPVEEGAESPVRLALLPNGSPSGLFFVRKEESAF; from the exons AT GTATGCAGTTGTCACTGGTTCAAACAAAGGGATTGGATTTGAAACAGTAAGGCAGTTGGCTTCCAATGGGATTACAGTGGTGTTAACAGCGAGAGATGAAAAGAGGGGTCTTGAAGCTCTTGATAAACTCAAGCAGTATGCTCTGCCTGGGATTGTGGTCTTTCATCAGCTTGATGTGGCGGACCCTGCTAGCATTGCTTCCCTTGCTGATTTCGTCAAGACCCACTTCGGAAAACTTGATATTCTG GTGAACAATGCCGGAGTTGGTGGAGGCATAATTAATGAAGAGGCTTTGAGGACAACACCAAAG GTAGGTGGCCAAATAAACTGGAGAGTTATCGTGAGTCAAAATTATGAATTGGCTGAAGAATGcctgaaaataaattattacgGTGCTAGAAGAATGACCGAAGCATTCATTCCCCTGCTTGAGCTTTCTGATTCACCGAGGATCGTCAATGTTTCTTCCTCCATGGGGATGCTGAAG GGTATACCAAATGAATGGGCTAGAGGAGTGCTAAGTGATACTGGAAACCTGACTGAAGAAAGAGTTGATGAGGTACTGAATCAGTATTTGAAAGATATTACAGAAGGTTCAGAAGAAACGAAAGGCTGGCCTACTTTTATGTCTGCGTATGTTCTATCGAAAGCAGCACTGAATGCGTACACAAGGATCGTGGCCAAGAAGTGCCCTACATTCTGCGCCAATAGCGTCTGCCCTGGCTATGTGAAAACAGATATCAACAAGAACAACGGTATCTTACCTGTTGAAGAAGGGGCAGAGAGTCCCGTGAGGTTGGCATTGTTGCCAAATGGCAGTCCTTCTGGTCTCTTCTTCGTTCGGAAGGAAGAGTCTGCATTTTGA